In Gopherus flavomarginatus isolate rGopFla2 chromosome 1, rGopFla2.mat.asm, whole genome shotgun sequence, a single genomic region encodes these proteins:
- the ATP6V1E1 gene encoding V-type proton ATPase subunit E 1 encodes MALSDADVQKQIKHMMAFIEQEANEKAEEIDAKAEEEFNIEKGRLVQTQRLKIMEYYEKKEKQIEQQKKIQMSNLMNQARLKVLKARDDLISDLLAEAKQRLAKVVKDGARYQTLLDGLVLQGFYQLLEPRLNVRCRKQDLSMVKAAVQKSIPIYKAATKKDIDVHIDQQTFLPEDIAGGVEIYNSDGKIKVSNTLESRLDLIAQQMMPEIRGALFGANANRKFLD; translated from the exons ATGGCGCTCAGCGATGCCGACGTCCAGAAACAG ATCAAGCATATGATGGCTTTCATTGAGCAGGAAGCCAATGAAAAGGCTGAAGAAATAGATGCCAAg GCAGAAGAAGAGTTCAACATTGAGAAGGGTCGCCTGGTGCAGACACAGAGACTGAAAATCATGGAGTActatgaaaagaaggaaaaacaaattgaACAACAGAAGAAAAT TCAGATGTCCAACCTGATGAATCAGGCAAGATTGAAGGTCCTCAAGGCAAGAGACGACCTCATTTCA GATTTGCTGGCTGAGGCCAAGCAGAGACTTGCTAAGGTGGTGAAGGATGGTGCCCGGTACCAGACACTGCTGGATGGACTGGTTCTACAG GGTTTCTACCAGCTGCTTGAGCCCAGACTGAATGTCCGTTGCCGGAAACAGGATCTCTCTATGGTTAAG GCTGCTGTACAGAAGAGCATCCCCATCTACAAAGCTGCTACCAAAAAAGACATTGATGTTCACATTGACCAGCAGACATTCCTGCCAGAAGATAT TGCCGGAGGTGTTGAGATCTATAACAGTGATGGTAAAATCAAGGTTTCCAATACCCTGGAAAGCCGGCTGGATCTCATAGCCCAGCAG ATGATGCCAGAAATTCGAGGGGCACTCTTTGGTGCCAATGCCAACAGGAAGTTTTTGGACTAA